The Watersipora subatra chromosome 7, tzWatSuba1.1, whole genome shotgun sequence genomic interval CTGGAACTCCATACACCAGAATTCTACCCGCTGCCTACCAAGATGGTACGTACCATTCTCCTTCTTAGCTAAAGTCTATTTTTAACTTtgatgttattaaatattaacctATTTGATTTAGTTATATATTGTAAGTTTACCTTTTTATGATAGGGCAATTTTCTACCCAATCAAACTGCTCAATGTCTATCATACAATTTTTCAGGTGTCAGTGATCTCCGTACACTCGAACACTTTTCCCGACAACCCCTGGCTTCCCCAAGAACAATCTCGACAACAGTAACTACCACTGAGTTAATTCTGGACTTTGAGGGGTTCAATGCTGAGATCATGCAGTGGGGTCAATTCACAGCCCACGAGTTCACTCATCTCTCTGAAGTAGAACGTAAGTTTCACTCGTTGTGTGAAATATATAGAAAGCTTACAATCATAGTAGGTTAAGATCAATTTCAATGTTTTGAGTAAATTTGTCTTAACATTTTGTGTGACTTACTCTCGATGCATCATCTGCTGATTAGTAGATACATAACTGTAAACATGAAGCTTGTTACATTACTGaagagcaaaatattttatcacaatTTTAGAAGAAACCGAGTGCTGCCCTGATCACATATTCGTGTCAAGAAATGGAACCGCAGTGCAGCCGACGGAAGAAGACTTGGAGGCTATCAGACAGGAGTTAAAGGAAACTAAAAAAGATGTATGCATGCAGGTGGAGACAAAGAATGACACTCACTACGGAGGGTATCTTTGTATGACTCAACGACGCTCTAGCCCCGCCCCTTTGCACGACTGCTCTTTAGGTATGTCCATTTTACAACTCGTGGCCTTGAACTTTCATAGCATTCTCTCAGTGAAAGTTTCCTGAATAACGCGAATAATAAGCTTCATTTCTGTAGCTCAGAACTTACTTCTGGGTAGAGGGACAGAGGCAAACCTGATTTTCCTTGAGTTTATCGTTCAAATTGGTTGTATATCAACATGTATGGTGCTTGTTACAGGTCCAAGACAGCAGATGAACAGTATTACTCATGTCTTCGACGCATCTGCCATCTATGGCAGCTCTCAAGAGGAGCTAGACAGTCTCAGAGATTCTACAGGTGGGAAAATGAAAACCCAGACTGTTAATGGTACAATACTACCCCCACCAGATAATAGCAGGTGTCCTGTGGCACGACAGGCTGCTAACAAATGTCCATTTCTTGGAGGAGATACAAGGATTAATACGACTCGTGAGTACTTGTTATAACGCTACTAACATGGTAAAATACTCTTCTCACCTAAAGCTAGTTTTGTGATATTCAGCtgtgaaaaatatatatttaaattctcttacAGCCAACCTGGTCTCAACTCATACGGCCTTCCTTGTCAAGCACAACCAGATAGCCGAGAGACTGAGTAGCATCAACCCTCACTGGGACCATGAACGTCTCTTCCAGGTTAGTTACTAGCAGCTTCTGACAAACTTATTTTATGTACATTCGATATGTAATCATTAACTCAGCAACAATGCTACAGATATTGATGTCTATGTGGGGCAACTTAACAATTATTGGTTCAGTAAACGCATGTCTTATGTTTGTCTCCCCGTGAGTAAGCAATTCCTAAAATAAGTTAAACTTTTCTACAGGAAACGAGGAAGATTATATCAGGTATCCAGAGCAGCACACACTACTATGAATATCTTCCACTCATCATTGGCAATGGGACAATAAGCAAGTACGAGTTGAACAACTACACAGGATTTGACCATGAAGTCAACCCTTCCTCACTGTAAGTGTCACTCTAAATGTACTCTCAGTTATTTCTACTTAGTTCAGGCGGGGCACTTCATCACCACCCTCAATTACCTACATGTAGGGTCCTCAGGCTATAACTACTTGCTTGTTTAATAAAGCTCTTTAAATTGTTAAATTCTAAATCAGATACTATGTGACACAATACATATGAGTTTATAACAGAATGACATTGCCTTTGCTTACAGGAATGAGTTGGCACACGCAGCTTTCAGGTTCGGACATTCGACAGTAGGTGGCAGGTTCTCCGTTCTCAAAGATGACGGATCAGAAGACTTCTTAGACCTTACACAGAACTTCAACAACCCTGATCTTCTCTATGATGGAGGTGAGATCTCATACTGACTGACATATTTATCAACTAGTAGAGGCGGATGGCACTACGGGAAGTGAACAGTGATAGCTAATTATACTATAAATTTATCCCTTCTAATACTAGTCATTCATGTTACAGGTTACCAGCAGTGTCTTAAGGGTCTACAGAAAGATGTACCATGGTTGGTTGACAGGAACTACCCAGTAGCAGTGAGTATTTTCTTTATAGACATCTAGTACCTCTATTTATGTCAAGTTCATTGCAATCAGCTGTCTATTGCCATACAATGGTTGCGACCTCGTCCAAACCTGACAGTTTGCTTTTGAATATTTAGATGAGAGACACCCTGTTTGCTGTCAAAAAGGATATCGTTTCATTGAACATCAACAGAGGAAGAGATCATGGTTTTCCTCCTTACGTGGCATACAGGTATGGTAGAGCTCAGTGGTGTTTCTCTCAATACCAATAGTCTGTTCATTCATAAATGTCTCTAGTACCATCTCAACCAACACCTTGAGCTCTCTTTTTACTTCATATTGAGGCAgagctataaaataatatatgtaaatattgttttactCTATTATAGACGTCACTACGGGCTGAGTATTCCACGAACATTTGAAGATCTCAAGGACACACACCCTGAAGAAGTTGTAGAGGCCCTACGTAAAGTTTATACAACTGTCACTGATATAGAACTATATATCGGAGGTAAATAACTATATCATTCACATATTCGGCTGTAAAGTCATCACTGAGTATGACCAGTGGTccattttattgattttggttCAGAATAATCATAAAGTTTGAACTAACCTTTAGGTATCACAGAGAAGCCACTCACCGGAGCTTCTGTCGGAGAACTCTTTGCCAATATCATAGGTGATGGATTTGCCAGAATTAGGAATGGAGACAGACTCTTTTTTGAAAGCCCAGAGAGCGGCCTCACTCAAGGTAAATATATTCACCTCTAGTTTCTCCTCAGTGTTCAGGTTCGAATATATTACTTTAGATTTGTCCTCTCATTGTtcacaaaattcaaaaaatcGAGGTAAATTCAGCAACTATGAAAGATGAAGAGTACAAATTTACATAGAAAGGTGATGGCTAACTTTGCtctaaaggtttattttattataatgccTCTGGTATTAACTGCTCTCATGGCTCTCCTTTTTCTCTTACAGCTCAGATAGACAGCATCAAGGGATATAAATACAACAAGTTCTTATGTGACATCGGAGGCATGGCTAACATAAGCAGCAACGCTTTCATCATCGCTGGACGGTGAGTTGAATTTatcttttaaaatgctgtcgAGAATGTTGACATTACAGCGTATAGCCTGTGAACCACAGTACTCTATgcagttatttttattgttgtttgtttggATTACAGAAAAGGAGCGACTACAGTTGAATGTGACAGCCTTCCAGAACTTGACTTGGAGCTTTGGAGAGAAAACACTCAGACACCCCCTCAGTGCAGTTGGAGGGTTACTAACGAAGGACCCTGTTGCTTTGGTAGGTTACCGTCACACTTACCCACAAATCTTCTGCTGAATTTTCAACACGAGAAACCATTCTGTTTTCTACCTGATAAACAGGATCTAATTGGACATGATCCGTTTTGTAGGCAGCCAAACTTTGACAAGAACCTGTGAAGGAGATGTCGGTTGCCTCTGTGAGGGCTCTGATACCATCAAGGAACCATGCACTTGTGTCACTCCTGACTGTGTGAAGAGTTTATGGCGCAGATGTTTAAGCAAGCTGAGAGAGAGATGGTAGAGAGACCAGAATATTCATGCTAATCCATCTACTGCCTTCCGTGCCATCATCTTGTACTTTATACACAATCTTTTACTGCTGTAAAAGTTTGTTGAACTaaaggttttatttttttagaataTGCAAAGTCACTTAGTGTAGacaaatagaaataattatgTATAAGAGAATCTTACCTAGGCCAACCACAATGCCACAATTTCTTAACTCAGTTGTATCTCATTGCTCAAGAAAGACATTTCTTTCCCATACAAATCATAGCTGATTGATATTTGAGTGCTTTACTTCTCTATGACCAAATCTAGCagaatatatttttacacatcATTATGTCTATTGTAAGTTGTTCACTTAGCCTCTCATTCATGttcataattatttattacctgtttataaagcaattatatattattgttttattgtttttggcTCAAGACCTCATCCTGTGATTTTATCAGTATAATGTTTTTGTACCAACGATGATAGGTCATcaataaactataatattacTCTAAAGTCTCCTGACCCGAGCTTGTTTACCATTCATATAATCATCTTATTATCTAACCAGGCTCATGTGTAGAACATAGTTGGTTCATCACATGCTACACGGCAGCATTGTCAGCATGTTATCACTGATCACTACAGACTCTTTCTTGCTGATACCAACTCTGTATGCTATAGAGAATATACTAATTGTACCAATCAATATGTAGTTAGGAGGATCAATTATATTCATTCATAACCTGTTATTGATTATAACTAAAATTTTTCACACTTGCTCAACACCTACAACCTTTTAAACCAGCACAAATTGTTACATCATCAAATTCTATTCATAGTAAAGGGCAGTAAGAGTACATTATTTGTAGGTCATGAACTCTGCACAAATTAGTCATGTCATAGATTTTGTTGAAATAGCGCATTCACATGCAACAACAGAAGCTGCCTTTCCTAAGATTAGGAAGTTGTCGCCAGTTCTGATTACCAGACTGTAACCGGTGCCCGCTGCTCTATTCAAATATAAGTTTTGTAGAATGTCAGCAGTTCAATACTGATGCTAAAGCTGCTTACTTACAATTTTGCTACTTAACTTCTGTTTTTAATTGAGTTGTTAGATTATTTTAGGCCGAAGACTCGTGGACTTGTTAATAATTACATTGATAAGAGATGATAACTCATAAACCTCtaccaattttattttagagtTAGTTGAGATTTATGATTTATGATCTCTTATGATTTCTGATATAATTCTGGATGCTGAAACTAGCATCCAGAATGATATCATCATACTCCCTACTTCGCTGTCAGagtaaatattgcaaaatatacaaccATAAATATAGAAGGCACCCAGACGATACCAAAAGTAGGTGAGGATGTTGAATTTGCTGCTTATTGTAACTAGTGACCAATTGAGTTGTTACTTTGTGTTTAAGCAGATCCTTGGGGAGACTAATGAAAATCTTAAAAAGTATATTAACCAAAATGGTTTCTCTAAAACTAGAATTAGGAGTCGCTGATTATAATGTGATCCTACTAACATGTGTAGAACTTAGAACATTGTCAGCAGCTCTTCCATAGACCTCTGAATTGTGGGATCTGATAATTCTAGTAGGCTGTTTAGTTTCAAATGAGCTCACATATTCTTTTTTGTGTTGACATAAAACATGCAAATTTCCCAGTTTGTAATTTATTGTAATTGTCAATATTAAAGAGATATGATTTGACTAAATCTGTTTGTAAAAACTGAACTCTGTTTTCCCTTTGATAGGAAGTCTTCAAATTCTGATACAATGTTTCTTCACAAGCTCATCAAACAATTTCTCTT includes:
- the LOC137399528 gene encoding chorion peroxidase-like encodes the protein MLPCMVGTIIITISHSSSVFCRTLDGERNITAEMIERERAEKRFSNTIFSRSTGNEFIDNSNASSSAQTDAAILRSIVDQTGINVTTSFDANGNPVDPEVMQVSAELRTSCEYDQANSLPCSSGYREPTARCTNRQEGRKTWGMSGTPYTRILPAAYQDGVSDLRTLEHFSRQPLASPRTISTTVTTTELILDFEGFNAEIMQWGQFTAHEFTHLSEVEQETECCPDHIFVSRNGTAVQPTEEDLEAIRQELKETKKDVCMQVETKNDTHYGGYLCMTQRRSSPAPLHDCSLGPRQQMNSITHVFDASAIYGSSQEELDSLRDSTGGKMKTQTVNGTILPPPDNSRCPVARQAANKCPFLGGDTRINTTPNLVSTHTAFLVKHNQIAERLSSINPHWDHERLFQSSTHYYEYLPLIIGNGTISKYELNNYTGFDHEVNPSSLNELAHAAFRFGHSTVGGRFSVLKDDGSEDFLDLTQNFNNPDLLYDGGYQQCLKGLQKDVPWLVDRNYPVAMRDTLFAVKKDIVSLNINRGRDHGFPPYVAYRRHYGLSIPRTFEDLKDTHPEEVVEALRKVYTTVTDIELYIGGITEKPLTGASVGELFANIIGDGFARIRNGDRLFFESPESGLTQAQIDSIKGYKYNKFLCDIGGMANISSNAFIIAGRKGATTVECDSLPELDLELWRENTQTPPQCSWRVTNEGPCCFGSQTLTRTCEGDVGCLCEGSDTIKEPCTCVTPDCVKSLWRRCLSKLRERW